In a genomic window of Lacrimispora sp. BS-2:
- a CDS encoding L-lactate dehydrogenase, with amino-acid sequence MRTDKRKIALVGTGMVGMSYAYSLLNQGVCDELVLIDINRKRAEGEAMDLNHGLAFSTAHMKIYAGEYKDCSDADIVAICAGVAQKPGETRLDLLKRNASVFQSIVEPVTESGFNGIFLVATNPVDIMTRITYSLSGFNPKRVLGSGTALDTARLRYLLGESLRVDPRNVHAYVMGEHGDSEFVPWSQAMIATKPILSLCEEEGMACREELKRIEDEVRGAAYQIIEAKQATYYGIGMALTRITRAILGDENSVFTVSAMLRGEYGQSEVYAGVPCIINKNGIQRIISLSLTEEEMKQFHNSCDTLRESFEGIL; translated from the coding sequence ATGAGAACAGATAAAAGAAAGATTGCATTAGTGGGAACAGGCATGGTTGGAATGAGCTATGCCTATTCCCTTTTAAACCAGGGCGTTTGTGATGAATTGGTTTTGATTGACATCAACCGGAAAAGAGCAGAAGGCGAGGCAATGGATTTAAACCACGGACTTGCTTTTTCCACAGCCCATATGAAGATTTATGCAGGAGAATATAAGGATTGCTCGGATGCGGATATTGTTGCGATCTGTGCGGGAGTAGCCCAGAAGCCCGGGGAAACAAGGCTTGATCTGCTAAAGCGCAATGCGTCCGTATTCCAGTCCATTGTGGAGCCGGTAACGGAATCAGGCTTTAACGGAATTTTCCTGGTTGCTACCAATCCTGTGGATATTATGACAAGAATCACCTATTCTTTGTCAGGCTTTAATCCCAAGCGGGTGCTTGGAAGCGGCACTGCTCTGGATACGGCAAGGCTCCGGTATCTGTTAGGAGAATCCCTGCGGGTGGATCCAAGAAATGTCCATGCCTATGTCATGGGTGAACACGGGGACAGTGAGTTTGTGCCCTGGAGCCAGGCAATGATCGCCACAAAGCCTATTCTGTCCCTTTGCGAAGAGGAGGGCATGGCATGCAGGGAAGAACTGAAACGGATCGAAGACGAGGTTCGGGGAGCGGCTTACCAGATCATTGAGGCCAAGCAGGCCACCTACTATGGGATCGGCATGGCACTCACCAGAATCACCAGGGCCATCCTTGGAGATGAAAACAGCGTTTTTACAGTATCTGCTATGCTGCGGGGAGAATACGGGCAGTCGGAGGTGTACGCGGGAGTTCCCTGTATTATCAATAAAAACGGAATTCAGAGGATCATTTCCCTGTCATTGACGGAAGAAGAGATGAAACAGTTTCATAATTCATGTGATACCCTAAGGGAAAGCTTTGAAGGTATTTTATAA
- a CDS encoding transglycosylase domain-containing protein has translation MAKHKKKHKTPWSIFFRPIKVILFVFLGMMVLGCLAGGVVFLKYQKEIIACKEKADAIMSKTVKTDFSQPTDTRIYDSAGTLIGTINSGHYEYVPISGISENLQNAYVAQEDRRFYKHHGIDYRGLLRAGIVYLKNKGVATQGGSTITQQVIKNTYLTQERTIQRKLTEFFAAPRMEDKYSKSDILEFYCNTNFFANRCYGVSEASRYYFDKEAKDLTVWEAATLAGISNNPSRYDPVAHPETSKWKRNQIIDNMALCKYITEEEKENAKAQPLTVAKIYEPGTKENYLTSYAIHCAALELMKNEGFIFQYVFGNQAAYDSYKEQYQELYQAKSDMIRNGGFEIHTSLETPIQNSLQENIDNRLKGFKDLQENGKFALQGAAVCVDNQTGYVVAIVGGRGTDDEYNRGFLSRRQPGSTIKPLIDYAPAFETGYYYPSRLMNDHLFDKGPKNSSGKYYGNVSVREALNRSLNTVAWQVLGDIGVDKGIAYLGKMHFAGISYMDNGNSSMSIGGFTEGARVVDMAKGYSVLANKGMYSNKTCIVSMVSQYDGEVYNGNQADERVFTEDTAYMITDILKGTLDKPYGTGYGLGLSVPAAGKTGTTNSNKDTWFCGYTKHYTTAVWVGYDTPKAMPGVYGKTYSGKIWHDFMAGINEGLPVLDWDMPATVSFCNVTSAGEKTDGETGRKDLFSSVLESAARANGGKWKAEEERKKQEAQAQKNLEASQQARQAVEQTVSSLQSLIGELSALGHRDSFTEEKISSAYSLLDQLSGTEYYDGLKTQLDEAANHASSLPKQDDSSGKPQEIGPGVTKPKETAPPIFPGDTDFEDEDGPFFGPGGPDSGVEAVGPGMY, from the coding sequence ATGGCGAAACATAAAAAGAAACACAAAACTCCATGGTCCATATTTTTTCGGCCCATTAAAGTCATTCTTTTCGTATTTCTGGGAATGATGGTTTTGGGGTGTCTGGCCGGCGGCGTTGTATTCTTAAAGTATCAGAAAGAGATTATAGCCTGCAAAGAAAAGGCAGATGCCATCATGAGCAAGACGGTCAAGACAGATTTTTCCCAGCCTACGGATACGAGAATTTATGACTCTGCCGGAACTTTGATCGGAACCATTAATTCCGGTCACTATGAATACGTCCCGATTTCGGGAATCAGCGAGAACCTTCAGAATGCCTATGTTGCCCAGGAGGACAGAAGGTTTTATAAGCATCATGGCATCGACTACAGGGGGCTATTGCGTGCAGGTATCGTATACTTAAAAAACAAAGGGGTAGCCACCCAGGGAGGAAGCACCATCACCCAGCAGGTCATTAAGAATACCTATCTGACCCAGGAGAGGACCATCCAGAGAAAGCTGACCGAATTTTTTGCAGCCCCCCGCATGGAAGATAAATATTCCAAATCCGATATCCTGGAATTTTACTGCAACACCAATTTCTTTGCCAACCGGTGCTATGGTGTATCTGAGGCCAGCCGCTATTATTTTGATAAGGAAGCAAAGGATTTAACTGTCTGGGAAGCAGCTACCCTGGCGGGCATCAGCAATAATCCGTCAAGATATGATCCGGTGGCCCATCCGGAAACCTCAAAGTGGAAGAGGAACCAGATCATCGACAATATGGCTCTCTGTAAGTATATTACGGAAGAGGAAAAAGAGAATGCCAAGGCTCAGCCCCTGACAGTTGCTAAGATTTATGAGCCGGGGACAAAAGAGAACTATCTGACAAGCTATGCCATACACTGCGCTGCCCTGGAACTCATGAAGAACGAAGGCTTTATTTTCCAGTATGTGTTTGGCAATCAGGCTGCTTATGATTCTTATAAAGAACAGTATCAGGAGCTTTATCAGGCAAAGAGCGATATGATCCGAAACGGAGGCTTTGAAATACATACCAGCCTGGAAACACCGATCCAGAACTCCTTGCAGGAAAACATTGACAACCGGCTGAAGGGCTTTAAGGATCTGCAGGAAAATGGAAAATTCGCCTTACAGGGCGCTGCAGTATGTGTTGACAACCAGACAGGATACGTGGTAGCCATTGTGGGGGGGCGCGGTACGGATGATGAGTACAACCGGGGATTCTTAAGCAGGCGTCAGCCAGGGTCTACCATAAAACCGCTGATTGACTATGCTCCTGCCTTTGAAACCGGATATTATTATCCCTCCAGGCTGATGAATGACCATTTGTTTGATAAAGGGCCCAAAAACAGCAGCGGAAAATATTATGGCAATGTTTCTGTAAGGGAGGCATTAAACCGAAGCCTTAATACAGTGGCCTGGCAGGTGTTGGGAGACATCGGCGTTGACAAAGGCATTGCCTATCTGGGCAAGATGCATTTTGCAGGCATCAGCTATATGGATAACGGAAACAGCAGCATGAGCATCGGAGGCTTTACGGAAGGTGCCAGAGTGGTGGATATGGCAAAGGGATATTCGGTTCTGGCAAACAAAGGGATGTACAGCAATAAGACCTGTATCGTCAGCATGGTAAGCCAGTATGACGGTGAGGTATACAATGGAAACCAGGCGGATGAGAGGGTATTTACGGAAGATACTGCTTACATGATCACCGATATATTAAAGGGTACCCTGGATAAACCTTACGGAACCGGCTATGGTCTGGGGCTTTCCGTTCCGGCTGCCGGAAAGACAGGAACCACCAACAGCAATAAGGACACCTGGTTCTGCGGATATACAAAGCATTATACCACGGCTGTCTGGGTAGGATATGACACGCCTAAGGCCATGCCCGGAGTTTATGGAAAAACCTATTCAGGAAAGATCTGGCATGACTTCATGGCCGGAATAAACGAAGGACTTCCGGTTCTGGACTGGGATATGCCTGCAACGGTTTCCTTTTGTAATGTGACTTCCGCAGGGGAAAAGACCGATGGTGAAACAGGAAGAAAGGATTTGTTTTCTTCTGTATTAGAGTCAGCAGCAAGAGCCAATGGAGGGAAATGGAAGGCAGAGGAAGAACGTAAGAAGCAGGAGGCCCAGGCCCAGAAAAACTTAGAGGCTTCCCAGCAAGCCAGGCAGGCGGTGGAGCAGACGGTTTCTTCTCTCCAGTCCCTGATCGGGGAACTATCTGCCCTGGGACACCGGGACAGTTTCACAGAGGAAAAGATAAGTTCCGCTTACAGCCTTTTAGACCAGCTTTCCGGCACCGAATATTATGATGGATTAAAGACGCAGTTAGATGAGGCTGCAAATCACGCATCATCCCTGCCAAAGCAGGACGATTCTTCAGGAAAACCCCAGGAGATCGGCCCGGGGGTCACGAAACCAAAGGAGACGGCTCCGCCTATTTTCCCGGGAGACACAGATTTTGAGGATGAAGATGGTCC